CACTTCAATCCCGCCGGTCGGGTGGGCACTGCGGCTGTGGATGAACCAGGCGAGCGCGATCAAAAGGGCATCAGCGAGGAAGAACGGCCATTTGGAAATCTTCGGGGCAGTGACTGCAGTCATTGCGGCATGGTGTAACGGAACGGCCTTGGCACTTCAAGTTTTCCTCGACTCGCCCCGCCTGAGCCTCGCAAGTTTCGGCCATGCGGACCTGCGTCATCTTCAATCCCACCGCCCGCGGCGACAAGGCGCGGCATTTCCGGCGGCACCTGGATGAAATCGGAGCGGACGCAACGCTGATGCAAACCACCGGTCCAGGTGCGGCGCGAACTCTCGCGCAGGAAGCTGTCGCGGCGGGATTCGAAGTCGTGGTGGCAGCGGGCGGCGACGGCACCGTCAACGAGGTGCTCAATGGGATTGGCGATGTGCCGGACGGATTTGCCCGTGCTGCGCTGGGCGTTCTTCCGCTGGGAACGGTAAATGTATTTGCGCGTGAGCTGAAGATCCCGCGCGGGCTCACCCAGGCGTGGCAGACGATCCAGGGACAGCGCCGCCTCTGCATTGATTTGCCCTGTGCGGAGTTCACGTCCGGATCGCGGCGCGTCACGCGCCATTTCGCACAACTCGCCGGCGCAGGTCTCGACGCCCGCGCCATCGAACTCGTGCACTGGCCCTTGAAGAAAAAAATCGGGCCGCTCGCATATGTCGTCGCGGGCATTCATGCACTGCGCCAGCGCCAGGCCAGTCTCGTTTGGAATGATGGAAAGAGGTCCATCTCCGGCGAATTAATCCTGGTGGGAAATGGACGGCTCTATGGGGGTGGGTTCGCGTTGTTTCCCGAGGCAGACCTCGGAGACGCATTGTTGGAGGTCTCGATTTTTCCGAAGGTGAATTGGATGGTCCTTGCCCGATGCGGCCCCTCACTCCTGTTAAAGCGCCGCGTTCCCCCGGGAGTTATCATCAACGTCCGGGAATCGTCTTTCTCAATCGAGTGCACTGGCAAGGCAGCGGTCGAACTGGATGGCGAATTGGCGGGGCACCTGCCGGCAAAATTCAGTATTGCGCGGCGCCGGCTGCAGGTGGTGGTGCCTGAATGGGTGCTGCACCCTATTTCAGTTCGCACCCTGCTGGACAAAGTTTAACCGCAATCTCGGGTTCCAAGTTATGGCACATCAATCTTCTTCCGCTCGCGCGCCGCAGCCGGCCCGCCACGCGCCCTGGCACACGCAACTGTTCCTCTTTGCGAAGAATTTTGCCAAGCACCCAACGAATATTGGGTGGATGTTCCCAAGTTCACGCTTTGTCGTGGGGCAGGTGTTGAAACAAATCGATTGGGAAACCGCTCGCGTTATCGTGGAGTACGGCCCGGGTGTGGGAACGTTCACCAATGACATTCTGCAGCGAATGCATCCCGACGCCAGATTGGTCGCCTTTGAGACCAACGACGAGTTTTGCAGTTATCTGCGCGGCGCAATCAACGACCCGCGTTTCATCCTGCTCCACGAATCGGCAACCGAAGTCGCCACTGCTCTGGACCGCCTGGGCCTGCCGCTTGCCGACTACGTGATTTCCGGCATCCCGTTCAAAACCATCCCGGAGAAGCTCCGCGGCGAAATCGTTCGCAAGACACATGCGGCTCTGCGTCCGGAAGGGCGCTTTCTTGTTTATCAGCTTTCCGGGGCGGTTCGTCCGTATCTTGAAAGCGTCTTCGGACAGGTTCGGCAGGATTTCGAATTGCTGAGCATCCCGCCGGGGCGCTTGTTTTACTGCGCCCGCTAACCGCGACAAACGCTCGCTGGCGCGGTCCCCTCGAAGGCGAATTCCGGGGAGAAATCAAGAAATTCCGGATTGCGCATTGAAATTCTCTGCGTCCTTTGGTTCATTAGATCGCAGCCAGATATGATCTCCTCGGCTCCTATCGCATCGCGACGCTCGCTTTCCGCCGAACAAAGCGCGTTGCTGACCCTGCTTGCGGACGAGGATTCGGCAGTTTACGGCTTGGTGCGTCAGAAGATTATTTCCGGAGGAGAGGCAGCGCGAGCATGGCTGCAGCCGTATTCCCTCAGCAACGATGCGGTCCTGCGGCGCCATGTCCTCGAGATCCTCGCCTACTTCGAACGTCAGCAGGCCGATACGGAGTTCCTCTCGTTTTGTTTGAAGTCTGGGGAGGATTTCGAGCTTGAGACCGCGGCGTGGCTCCTTGCGCGGAGCACGTTTCCCACGATCAACCGTGAAGGATACGCGGCGTTGCTGGATGAGTTCGCACACGAAGCCGCGGAACGCATGGCACTGGAAACCAGCGTCGAAGAGAAACTCAGCGCGTTCAATAACTATCTTTTCTCAGAACTCGGCTTCGTCGGCAACGTGGCGAACTACTACGACCCGGACAACAGTTACCTGAATCGCGTGCTCGATCGGCGCACGGGGAATCCCATCACGCTGACGCTTTTGTACATCCTCGTGGCCCGCCGGTCGGGAATGCCAGTCACCGGAATCGGCCTCCCGGGCCATTTTATTTGCCGCTACCAAAGCAGCTCGGACGAGCTTTACATCGATCCGTTCAATCGAGGCCAGCTTCTGAGCAAGGCTGAT
Above is a genomic segment from Verrucomicrobiia bacterium containing:
- a CDS encoding diacylglycerol kinase family protein → MRTCVIFNPTARGDKARHFRRHLDEIGADATLMQTTGPGAARTLAQEAVAAGFEVVVAAGGDGTVNEVLNGIGDVPDGFARAALGVLPLGTVNVFARELKIPRGLTQAWQTIQGQRRLCIDLPCAEFTSGSRRVTRHFAQLAGAGLDARAIELVHWPLKKKIGPLAYVVAGIHALRQRQASLVWNDGKRSISGELILVGNGRLYGGGFALFPEADLGDALLEVSIFPKVNWMVLARCGPSLLLKRRVPPGVIINVRESSFSIECTGKAAVELDGELAGHLPAKFSIARRRLQVVVPEWVLHPISVRTLLDKV
- a CDS encoding rRNA adenine N-6-methyltransferase family protein — its product is MAHQSSSARAPQPARHAPWHTQLFLFAKNFAKHPTNIGWMFPSSRFVVGQVLKQIDWETARVIVEYGPGVGTFTNDILQRMHPDARLVAFETNDEFCSYLRGAINDPRFILLHESATEVATALDRLGLPLADYVISGIPFKTIPEKLRGEIVRKTHAALRPEGRFLVYQLSGAVRPYLESVFGQVRQDFELLSIPPGRLFYCAR
- a CDS encoding transglutaminase-like domain-containing protein, which gives rise to MISSAPIASRRSLSAEQSALLTLLADEDSAVYGLVRQKIISGGEAARAWLQPYSLSNDAVLRRHVLEILAYFERQQADTEFLSFCLKSGEDFELETAAWLLARSTFPTINREGYAALLDEFAHEAAERMALETSVEEKLSAFNNYLFSELGFVGNVANYYDPDNSYLNRVLDRRTGNPITLTLLYILVARRSGMPVTGIGLPGHFICRYQSSSDELYIDPFNRGQLLSKADCVKYLQRGNYSLTDDFLAPASPRRMLLRICSNLHQIYTEVGRGGEVTRFQRYLVALAR